The Acinetobacter wuhouensis genome includes the window CGCTCGCTCTAAAAATTAGTAAATCCAAGACATTTATTGAGAAGTGTGGCAAGGAATTGGTTGCTGAGCAAAAGGCTCAAATCAAGCTTATTGATGATGACCGCATTGCGACTGTTAAAAAGTTTGATGAACTTCGGAATGAAATCTTGGCGCCTCGCGATGCTTGGGAGCAAGCTGAAAAGGATCGCGTGGCGAAGCATAAAGAAGCTGTTCAATTTATTAAAGATCACGCACCTGAAGCTGATGCTACTTCGTTAAAGTTAAAAGGCGATATTGAGTTTTTGGAAAACCTTGAGATTGGTTCGCAGTATGAGGAATTCGAAGAACAAGCCAAGCTTGCCAAATTTGAAACACTGGAAGCACTGCGCAAAGCATTAGCCGACCGTGAAAAGCTTGAAGCCGAACAAGCGGAACTTGAACGCTTACGACAAGCTGAAATTGATCGTCAACAGAAAGAGCGTGAAGAAGCTATTGCTCGTGAGGCTACTGAAAAAGCTCAACGTGAAGCAGAAGCAAAAGCACGTTTTGAAGCTGAGCGTGTGGAGCGTGAAAAGCTTGAAGCAGAACAGCGCGAATCTCAATTAAAGATTGAAAAAGAACAGGCTGAATTACGTGAGCAACAATTGAAGCAACAAGCTATTGAGCGTGAAAAGCAAGCTGAAATTGATCGTCAAAAAGCTGTTGAAGCTGAGCGTTTGCGTATTGAGCGTGAAGCGGAAGCAAAAGCAGAAGCTGAGCGAAAAGCCGAAGAAGCGCGTAAAGCTAATATTGAACACATGCGCTCAATCAATTGTGAAGCAGTAAAAGCTCTTTGCTTTGAGATTCCAAGTCTTACAGAAGAAATGGCGAAAGATGTGATTCGTGCGATTGCGAAAAACTCTGTGCCTAACGTGTCTATTAAATATTAAAAAATTGGCGGTCTAACCGCCTTGGAGATGAATATGAATGCTGTAGCTCAAGTGGAAAATCAATTGGGTGTATCGCTTAAAGATTACGATGTTGATCAAGCTATGTGGTCTGCCCTGACTTCATCAATCTTTCCTGGCGCGAAACCTGAATCAATCGTTATGGCGGTTGAATATGCGAAAGCGCGTAATCTCGACATCATGAAAAAGCCTTGCCACATCGTCCCAATGAATGTGAAGGATTCTAAAACAGGAAACACCGAATGGCGTGACATTATCATGCCATCCATTGCAGAACATCGAATTACAGCTTCTCGCTCTAACAGTTATGCAGGAATTGAGGCTCCAGTATTTGGTCCAATGATTGATATTAATTTTGGTGGCGTTTCTCACACTGTTCCTGAATTCTGTACCGTAACTGTTTATCGAATGATTCATGGTGAAAAGGTTGCTTTTGCTCACACTGAATATTTTGAAGAAGCATGCGCAACTGTAAAAGGTGGTGGCTTAAATTCAATGTGGACAAAGCGTAAGCGTGGTCAGTTATCAAAATGTGCTGAAGCAGGCGCTCTCCGTAAAGCATTTCCTGAAGAAATTGGTGATGAGTACACCAAAGAGGAAATGGAGGGAAAAATTATCACTGTAGGCAATGATGTTTCTGATGAAAATAAGATTGCAACAGATTCTCGCCCTACCCTAAACGACGCACAAATTGAAAAAGCCATTACTAAAATCAAAGCAGGTCAAGGTGATTTAGAGTCACTAAAGGCTCATTACAACATCACTAGTGAACAAGAGCATTATGTTCGCGCTCAAACCGAGGTGCTTGATCATGATTCAGTTTAGAGCCTCAGGTGTGGGTAAGCTTATGTCTTACCCTGAAAAAGACACTTTGTCTGAGGGTGCGCTCTCCCATATTTATGAAATGGAAAAGCAAATAATGTTGGGGTGGAAACCTAATCTTAATACGCTTGAAATTGAAAAAGGTCGTGCTGTAGAAGATCAAACAATTGCTTTATACAACCAAGTTTCAGGCAACTTTTATGTCAAGAATAAGGTTCGTAAAACTTCTGATCTATTCACTGGTGAGTGCGATATTTGCGAGGATGAAGAAGATTTAATTTTAGATGTTAAGTCGTCTTACTCAAAAGACACCTTTCCCTTAACTATAAAAGAAGGTCAAAAAAAGCTGTATGAATGGCAATTAGACACATACATGCACCTTTGGGATAAGGGGAATTCAGGCTTGGTTTTTGGATTGGTAGACACTCCAAGTCATCTAATTAAAAAACATGAACCAGAAGATTGGCACATTGTTGGGCATATCACCCCTGAGCTTCGAATCACAACATTATTCCGTAAGCGAGATGCAAAGCGTGAAA containing:
- a CDS encoding coiled-coil domain-containing protein; amino-acid sequence: MNAKFELEIADQNIVVSAFRTPGGTAELFERIAQEARSHVPDVTTKKGRDQIGSLALKISKSKTFIEKCGKELVAEQKAQIKLIDDDRIATVKKFDELRNEILAPRDAWEQAEKDRVAKHKEAVQFIKDHAPEADATSLKLKGDIEFLENLEIGSQYEEFEEQAKLAKFETLEALRKALADREKLEAEQAELERLRQAEIDRQQKEREEAIAREATEKAQREAEAKARFEAERVEREKLEAEQRESQLKIEKEQAELREQQLKQQAIEREKQAEIDRQKAVEAERLRIEREAEAKAEAERKAEEARKANIEHMRSINCEAVKALCFEIPSLTEEMAKDVIRAIAKNSVPNVSIKY
- the bet gene encoding phage recombination protein Bet, producing MNAVAQVENQLGVSLKDYDVDQAMWSALTSSIFPGAKPESIVMAVEYAKARNLDIMKKPCHIVPMNVKDSKTGNTEWRDIIMPSIAEHRITASRSNSYAGIEAPVFGPMIDINFGGVSHTVPEFCTVTVYRMIHGEKVAFAHTEYFEEACATVKGGGLNSMWTKRKRGQLSKCAEAGALRKAFPEEIGDEYTKEEMEGKIITVGNDVSDENKIATDSRPTLNDAQIEKAITKIKAGQGDLESLKAHYNITSEQEHYVRAQTEVLDHDSV